In a genomic window of Vulpes lagopus strain Blue_001 chromosome 13, ASM1834538v1, whole genome shotgun sequence:
- the IL6 gene encoding interleukin-6, with product MATAFPTPGPLAGDSKDDATSNSLPLTSANKVEELIKYILGKISALRKEMCDKFNKCEDSKEALAENNLHLPKLEGKDGCFQSGFNQETCLTRITTGLTEFQLHLNILQNNYEGDKENAKSVHTSTKILVQMLKSKVKNQDEVTTPDPTRDASLQAILQSQNEWLKHTTIHLILRSLEDFLQFSLRAVRIM from the exons ATGGCTACTGCTTTCCCTACCCCGGGACCCCTGGCAGGAGATTCCAAGGATGATGCCACTTCAAATAGTCTACCACTCACCTCTGCAAACAAAGTGGAAGAACTCATTAAGTACATCCTCGGCAAAATCTCTGCACTGAGAAAGGAG ATGTGTGACAAGTTTAACAAGTGTGAAGACAGCAAGGAGGCACTGGCAGAAAATAACCTACATCTTCCCAAACTGGAGGGAAAAGATGGATGCTTCCAATCTGGGTTCAATCAG GAGACCTGCTTGACAAGAATCACTACCGGTCTTACGGAGTTTCAGCTACACCTGAATATCCTCCAGAACAACTATGAGGGTGATAAGGAAAATGCCAAGTCTGTGCACACGAGTACCAAGATCCTGGTCCAGATGCTAAAGAGCAAG GTAAAGAATCAGGATGAAGTGACCACTCCGGACCCAACCAGAGACGCCAGCCTGCAGGCTATCTTGCAGTCGCAGAATGAGTGGCTGAAGCACACAACAATTCACCTCATCCTGCGGAGTCTGGAGGATTTCCTGCAGTTCAGCCTGAGGGCTGTTCGGATAATGTAG